Proteins from a genomic interval of Pecten maximus chromosome 13, xPecMax1.1, whole genome shotgun sequence:
- the LOC117340658 gene encoding nascent polypeptide-associated complex subunit alpha, muscle-specific form-like produces the protein MAVQTAKCSPQRSSLSFSVLPKGALSPSAFSPRELPLLQCSTQGSSLPFSILLKGASSPSVFSPRELPPLQCSTQGSSLSFSVLPKGDPSPSVFSSKELPPLQCSPQGSSLPFIVLPKGAPSPSVFSPRELRHLQYSPQGSSLTFSVLPIGAPPSAFSQRELPLLQRSPQGSSLSFSVLPKGAPSPSVFYPRELPPLQYSPQRSSLSFTVLPKGAHSPSAFSPRELPPLQCSPQGSFLPFSVLPKGAPSPSVFSPRELPHLQYSPRGSSLSFSVLPKGAPFPSVFSPRELPPLQRSPQGSSLSFSVLPKGAPSPSVFSPRELPHLQCSPQGSSLSFSVLPKGALFPSAFSPRELPLLQCSPQGSSLTFSVLPKGAPSPSVFSSWELPLLQCSTQGSSISFSVLPKGAPSPSVFSPRELPPLQCSPQGSFLPFSVLPKGAPSPSVFSPRELPLLQCSPQGSSLSFSVLPKGAPSPSVFSPRELPLLQRSPQRSSLSFSVLLEGAPSPSALSRSELSLLQRSPRVSSLSFSVLPEGAPSPSAFSPRELPLLQCSTHGSSLPFSVLPKGAPSPSVFYPRELLPFSILPKGAPSPSVFYPRELPPLQRSPQRSSLSFSVLPKGAPSPSVFYPRELPPLQCSPQGSFLPFSILPKGAPSPSVFYPRELPLLQCSSQGSSLSFSVLPKGAPSPSVFYPRELPPPQRSPQKRSLPFSVHPKGTPSPSMFSPRELPLLQRSPQGSSLTFSVLPKGAPSPSAFSPRELPLLQCSPQGNSLSFSVLPKGAPSPSVFSPRELPHLQCSPQGSSLSFSVLPKGAPSPSAFTPRELPLLQCSTQGSSLPFSILPKGAPSPSVFYPRELPPLQRSSQGSSLSFSVLPKRSSQKRSLPFSVLPKGAPSRSVFSPRELLPLQRSPQRSSLPFSVLPKRAPSPSAITPKELPLLQCSTQGSSLPFSVHPKGAPSPSGFYPRELPLLQRSIQGSSLSFSVLPKGAPSPSVFSPRELPPLQCSPQGSSLPFSVLPKGASPLQCSPQGNSLSFSVLPKGAPSPSAFSPRELPLLQRSHRGSSLSFCVLPKGAPSPLVFSPRELPLLQCSTQGSSLSFGVLPKEAPSPLVFFPRELPLLQFPPQGSSLPFSVLPKGAPSPSAFSPRELPLLQRPPQGSSLSFSVLPKGAPSPSAFSPRELPLLQRPPEGSSISFSVLPKGAPSPSVFYPRELPFLRRSPKGSPLSFSVLPKGAPSPSVSSPRELPPLQCSPQGSSLSFSVLPKGAPSPSASSPRELPLLQRPPQGSSLPFSVLPKGAPPPSVFSARELPLLQRSPFNICHHL, from the exons ATGGCTGTCCAGACAGCGAAG TGTTCTCCCCAAAGGAGCTCCCTCTCCTTCAGCGTTCTCCCCAAGGGAGCTCTCTCTCCTTCAGCGTTCTCCCCAAGGGAGCTCCCTCTCCTTCAGTGTTCTACCCAAGGGAGCTCCCTCCCCTTCAGTATTCTCCTCAAAGGAGCTTCCTCCCCTTCAGTGTTCTCCCCAAGGGAGCTCCCTCCCCTTCAGTGTTCTACCCAAGGGAGCTCCCTCTCCTTCAGTGTTCTACCCAAGGGAGATCCCTCCCCTTCAGTATTCTCCTCAAAGGAGCTTCCTCCCCTTCAGTGTTCTCCCCAAGGGAGCTCCCTCCCCTTCATTGTTCTACCCAAGGGAGCTCCCTCTCCTTCAGTGTTCTCCCCAAGGGAGCTCCGTCACCTTCAGTATTCTCCCCAAGGGAGCTCCCTCACCTTCAGTGTTCTCCCCATTGGAGCTCCTCCTTCAGCGTTCTCCCAGAGGGAGCTCCCTCTCCTTCAGCGTTCTCCCCAAGGGAGCTCCCTCTCCTTTAGCGTTCTCCCCAAGGGAGCTCCCTCTCCTTCAGTGTTCTACCCAAGGGAGCTCCCTCCCCTTCAGTATTCTCCTCAAAGGAGCTCCCTCTCCTTCACTGTTCTCCCCAAGGGAGCTCACTCTCCTTCAGCGTTCTCCCCAAGGGAGCTCCCTCCCCTTCAGTGTTCTCCCCAAGGGAGCTTCCTCCCCTTCAGCGTTCTCCCCAAGGGAGCTCCCTCTCCTTCAGTGTTCTCCCCAAGGGAGCTCCCTCACCTTCAGTATTCTCCCCGAGGGAGCTCCCTCTCCTTCAGTGTTCTACCCAAGGGAGCTCCATTTCCTTCAGTGTTCTCCCCAAGGGAGCTTCCTCCCCTTCAGCGTTCTCCCCAAGGGAGCTCCCTCTCCTTCAGTGTTCTCCCCAAGGGAGCTCCCTCTCCTTCAGTGTTCTCCCCAAGGGAGCTCCCTCACCTTCAGTGTTCTCCCCAAGGGAGCTCCCTCTCCTTCAGTGTTCTACCCAAGGGAGCTCTATTTCCTTCAGCGTTCTCCCCAAGGGAGCTCCCTCTCCTTCAGTGTTCTCCCCAAGGGAGCTCCCTCACCTTCAGTGTTCTCCCCAAGGGAGCTCCCTCTCCTTCAGTGTTCTCCTCATGGGAGCTCCCTCTCCTTCAGTGTTCTACCCAAGGGAGCTCTATTTCCTTCAGCGTTCTCCCCAAGGGAGCTCCCTCTCCTTCAGTGTTCTCCCCAAGGGAGCTCCCTCCCCTTCAGTGTTCTCCCCAAGGGAGCTTCCTCCCCTTCAGCGTTCTCCCCAAGGGAGCTCCCTCACCTTCAGTGTTCTCCCCAAGGGAGCTCCCTCTCCTTCAGTGTTCTCCCCAAGGGAGCTCCCTCTCCTTCAGTGTTCTCCCCAAGGGAGCTCCCTCACCTTCAGTGTTCTCCCCAAGGGAGCTCCCTCTCCTTCAGCGTTCTCCCCAAAGGAGCTCCCTCTCCTTCAGCGTTCTCCTCGAGGGAGCTCCCTCTCCTTCAGCGTTATCCCGAAGTGAGCTCTCTCTCCTTCAGCGTTCTCCCCGAGTGAGCTCCCTCTCCTTCAGCGTTCTCCCCGAGGGAGCTCCCTCCCCTTCAGCGTTCTCCCCGAGGGAGCTCCCTCTCCTTCAGTGTTCTACCCACGGGAGCTCCCTCCCCTTCAGCGTTCTCCCCAAGGGAGCTCCCTCTCCTTCAGTGTTCTACCCAAGGGAGCTCCTCCCCTTCAGTATTCTCCCCAAGGGAGCTCCCTCTCCTTCAGTGTTCTACCCTAGAGAGCTCCCTCCCCTTCAGCGTTCACCCCAAAGGAGCTCCCTCTCCTTCAGTGTTCTACCCAAGGGAGCTCCCTCTCCTTCAGTGTTCTACCCAAGGGAGCTCCCTCCCCTTCAGTGTTCTCCCCAAGGGAGCTTCCTACCCTTCAGTATTCTCCCCAAGGGAGCTCCCTCTCCTTCAGTGTTCTACCCTAGAGAGCTCCCTCTCCTTCAGTGTTCTTCACAAGGGAGCTCCCTCTCCTTCAGTGTTCTCCCCAAGGGAGCTCCCTCTCCTTCAGTGTTCTACCCAAGGGAGCTCCCTCCCCCTCAGCGTTCACCCCAAAAGAGATCCCTCCCCTTCAGCGTTCACCCCAAAGGAACTCCCTCCCCTTCAATGTTCTCCCCAAGGGAGCTCCCTCTCCTTCAGCGTTCTCCCCAAGGGAGCTCCCTCACCTTCAGTGTTCTCCCCAAGGGAGCTCCCTCCCCTTCAGCGTTCTCCCCGAGGGAGCTCCCTCTTCTTCAGTGTTCTCCCCAAGGGAACTCACTCTCCTTCAGTGTTCTCCCCAAGGGAGCTCCCTCTCCTTCTGTGTTCTCCCCAAGGGAGCTCCCTCACCTTCAGTGTTCTCCCCAAGGGAGCTCCCTCTCCTTCAGCGTTCTCCCCAAGGGAGCTCCCTCCCCTTCAGCGTTCACCCCGAGGGAGCTCCCTCTCCTTCAGTGTTCTACCCAAGGGAGCTCCCTCCCCTTCAGTATTCTCCCCAAGGGAGCTCCCTCTCCTTCAGTGTTCTACCCAAGAGAGCTCCCTCCCCTTCAGCGTTCATCCCAAGGGAGCTCCCTCTCCTTCAGTGTTCTCCCCAAG CGTTCATCCCAAAAGAGATCCCTCCCCTTCAGTGTTCTCCCCAAGGGAGCTCCCTCACGTTCAGTGTTCTCCCCAAGGGAGCTCCTTCCCCTTCAGCGTTCACCCCAAAGGAGCTCCCTCCCCTTCAGTGTTCTACCCAAGAGAGCTCCCTCCCCTTCAGCGATCACCCCAAAGGAGCTCCCTCTCCTTCAGTGTTCTACCCAAGGGAGCTCCCTCCCCTTCAGCGTTCACCCCAAAGGAGCTCCCTCTCCTTCAGGGTTCTACCCAAGGGAGCTCCCTCTCCTTCAGCGTTCTATTCAAGGGAGCTCCCTCTCCTTCAGTGTTCTCCCCAAGGGAGCTCCCTCTCCTTCAGTATTCTCCCCAAGGGAGCTCCCTCCTCTTCAGTGTTCTCCCCAAGGGAGCTCCCTCCCCTTCAGTGTTCTCCCCAAGGGAGCTTCCCCCCTTCAGTGTTCTCCCCAAGGGAACTCCCTCTCCTTCAGCGTTCTCCCCAAGGGAGCTCCCTCTCCTTCAGCGTTCTCCCCGAGGGAGCTCCCTCTCCTTCAGCGTTCTCACCGAGGGAGCTCCCTCTCCTTCTGTGTTCTCCCCAAGGGAGCTCCCTCTCCTTTAGTGTTCTCCCCAAGGGAGCTCCCTCTCCTTCAGTGTTCTACCCAAGGGAGCTCCCTTTCCTTCGGCGTTCTCCCAAAGGAAGCCCCCTCTCCTTTAGTGTTCTTCCCTAGGGAGCTCCCTCTCCTTCAGTTTCCTCCCCAAGGGAGCTCCCTCCCCTTCAGTGTTCTCCCCAAGGGAGCTCCCTCTCCTTCAGCGTTCTCCCCAAGGGAGCTCCCCCTCCTTCAGCGTCCTCCCCAAGGGAGCTCCCTCTCCTTTAGCGTCCTCCCTAAGGGAGCTCCCTCTCCTTCAGCGTTCTCCCCAAGGGAGCTCCCTCTCCTTCAGCGTCCTCCCGAAGGGAGCTCCATCTCCTTTAGTGTTCTCCCCAAGGGAGCTCCCTCTCCTTCAGTGTTCTACCCAAGGGAGCTCCCTTTCCTTCGGCGTTCTCCCAAAGGAAGCCCCCTCTCCTTTA
- the LOC117341315 gene encoding perlucin-like, producing the protein MSNHRNTVHRADYNVTTTPTNVGCIALCTSTPDCSYVTYTDDTSTCTRHQQLQGKQVQLNSRVWKRQLICGSPFSYNETVGSCIFLSTVKRNWQDAKVDCESRSSRLLVTDTMDKFNGVKTSFIQYWHIWVGGYPRTSDGKWVWLTGELIDMTMFHPGQPSGGPGRLGFWKEAGILKLDDISPEEAHEYICELL; encoded by the exons ATGTCAAATCACAGGAACACAGTCCACAGGGCAGATTATAACGTCACAACAACCCCAACAAACGTCGGCTGTATAGCACTGTGTACCTCCACACCAGACTGCTCCTACGTCACCTACACCGACGACACATCCACGTGTACACGTCATCAACAACTTCAGGGTAAACAAGTCCAGCTAAATAGCAGAGTCTGGAAAA GACAACTCATTTGTGGTTCACCGTTTTCGTACAATGAAACAGTTGGATCTTGTATCTTTCTCTCCACTGTAAAGCGGAATTGGCAGGACGCCAAAGTAGACTGCGAGTCACGAAGTAGCCGTCTTCTTGTCACCGACACGATGGATAAATTCAATGGAGTAAAAACTTCATTTATAC AATACTGGCATATTTGGGTAGGTGGGTACCCGCGGACGTCGGATGGAAAATGGGTGTGGCTAACAGGGGAGTTGATCGACATGACCATGTTTCACCCCGGACAACCAAGTGGAGGACCTGGTCGTTTGGGCTTCTGGAAAGAGGCAGGCATTCTAAAACTAGATGATATCTCCCCGGAGGAAGCCCATGAATATATATGTgaattgttataa
- the LOC117340659 gene encoding uncharacterized protein LOC117340659, translating to MSSVFHGQKVPSGRNTLHYSDFPNSTIQTFVGCIVLGSSTPGCYYVTYSYSSLTCYLHKQLQGRQPVIDTSRVWSKNVQCKSGFVYFEEIGACLYFSDTTKLSWTEAKNDCEDRHGRLIVANTMQIVDALADLFKDNLFWIGGYHDIHQLGSVWMWIDGGRLNVTQHLATPGDDTSMDAPAGLQWCLAMEYEYFLNKTILKTKDCSLAICYLCEMI from the exons CGGTGTTTCATGGACAGAAGGTGCCTTCCGGCCGGAACACGCTTCACTATTCCGACTTTCCCAATAGTACCATCCAAACCTTTGTCGGATGTATAGTCCTAGGATCGTCAACGCCAGGCTGTTATTACGTGACCTATAGCTACAGTTCATTAACGTGTTATCTACACAAACAACTGCAAGGGAGACAACCCGTTATTGACACAAGTCGAGTGTGGTCAA AAAACGTGCAATGTAAAAGTGGATTTGTGTACTTTGAAGAGATCGGAGCCTGCTTGTACTTCAGTGATACCACTAAGTTGAGTTGGACTGAAGCGAAAAATGATTGTGAGGATCGGCACGGACGCCTTATTGTTGCCAATACCATGCAGATAGTTGACGCTTTGGCTGATCTGTTTAAAG ATAACCTATTCTGGATTGGAGGGTATCATGACATTCACCAACTCGGGTCCGTATGGATGTGGATTGATGGAGGAAGACTTAACGTTACCCAGCATTTAGCGACACCAGGGGATGATACATCGATGGATGCTCCAGCAGGATTACAATGGTGTCTTGCTATGGAATATGAATACTTTTTGAATAAGACGATACTGAAAACAAAGGACTGTTCTTTGGCGATATGCTATCTGTGTGAAATGATCTAA